From Aedes albopictus strain Foshan chromosome 1, AalbF5, whole genome shotgun sequence, one genomic window encodes:
- the LOC134291924 gene encoding uncharacterized protein LOC134291924, producing MCGYTDAENAVRLQKSLTGKAYDAVKSRLMHPSNVKGVIDTLRMRFGQPEAIVHSLIAKITALPPLKEDKLETIMDFAVEVQNFCAIVDACEMEEHMYNVSLLHQLVCRLPPSIKLDWARYRYTLPRANLATFGNWIYSLAEAASTVTIPAIQDLKLSRNEPRPIKKSTGFLNAHLESTETDSKPDMETARKDAVTLHGKSGSIQTFAFLDEGSKLTLMDKDLADELELEGDESPLYLRWTGGTERCEKDSRVTTVTIAGTHDGAKSFKLDEVRTVNDLQLPRQSLNIGKMSEQYPYLRGLPIESYKGARPRILIGLKHAHVSLVLQCREGKLEQPIAIKTRLGWTVCGGSDGENVPNMVHYSFHVGSRDGHLDEDLHQAMKDYFALDSMGVAKPNEVLLSSEDQRSCRMLESLTHLNGDRYETGLLWRYDDIRLPNSRQMALRRYNLLEKRMAKTPELAKALDQKIAEYITKGYIRRLSKEEEDRPASRVWYLPVFPVFNPNKPAKIRIVWDAAATIFGMSLNSALLKGPDQLCSLYSILLQFREHPIGLTGDIREMFHQIQIREQDRSCQRFFWRNERGETTVFEMCVMTFGACCSPSSAQFVKNLNAERFIGRYPEAVDVIIKRHYVDDMLVSVKTEKEAITLANQVKYVHSQGGFEIRNWISNSPAVMRSLGEDEAKIKNLDLSAEMATEKVLGLWWCTEKDTLTYKVGWTRYDEVLLEEQRRPTKREVLRVLMSIFDPLGLIAHFLIYLKVLLQEIWRSGAQWDEKINDNLFLKWQTWLQVLPDVEGVQIPRCYHTRNPAACEIQLHTFVDASENGFAAVSYMRFSNGDEVECTLITAKTRVAPLKYLSIPRLELQAAVLGARLAQTISESLSIRATQRYFWTDSRDVLCWINSDHRRFSQFVAHRVSELLDTTEANNEPKRDRKLHYNDATKWQGRPDLTVNSRWFNGPHFLLKSEAYWPRQTQFNTSTLEELRPHVLAHIPTEMPVLRVTDYSNWRRLVTVIAFVLRFPDNCRRKLQHHPSRTGSLCTEEIRTAEECIIRQAQQDAFPEEINALMQSKRIARSSSLFKLTPFIDESGMLRMRGRTTICPFIAEEAKNPIILPRDHHTTTLIVRKYHDKYHHLNQETVVNELRQRFSISRLRTVCAKVRRNCQRCKNDRVVPSAPIMADLPEARLAVYSRPFTHVGIDYFGSMEVAIGRRVEKRWGMLATCMTTRAVHIEVAHSLSTDSCVMAIRNMIARRGIPRYIYCDRGTNFVGTSRELSRVEKELDHEAMMREFARSEIAWSFNPPLSPHMGGCWERLIRSVKNSLKSLNLPRRPSDEILRNALTEIENTLNSRPLTHIPIDDDAAPALTPNHILLGHSSGAKPLTTLDDSFTIVRQCWRTSQVIANQFWRRWIAEYLPEITRRTKWYVSSASPIKMGDIVVIVDSTFPRNCWPKGRVIATRPGRDGVVRSATVRTLTGVYERPVVKLAVLDVLREEM from the exons ATGTGTGGGTACACGGATGCCGAGAATGCCGTCCGGTTGCAGAAAAGCCTAACAGGGAAGGCGTACGACGCAGTGAAGAGCCGTTTGATGCATCCCTCCAACGTTAAAGGAGTCATTGACACGCTTCGGATGAGATTTGGACAGCCAGAAGCTATTGTCCACTCGTTGATAGCGAAAATAACAGCTTTACCACCACTGAAGGAGGACAAACTTGAGACAATAATGGATTTTGCCGTTGAGGTTCAAAACTTCTGTGCCATCGTCGATGCATGCGAAATGGAAGAGCACATGTACAACGTGTCGCTGCTGCATCAACTCGTTTGTAGACTTCCACCATCGATTAAGCTGGACTGGGCCAGATATCGCTATACGTTACCTAGAGCCAACCTGGCAACATTCGGAAACTGGATCTATTCGTTAGCAGAAGCTGCAAGTACTGTGACAATTCCAGCAATCCAAGACCTCAAACTTTCGCGGAACGAGCCTCGTCCAATAAAAAAGAGCACCGGGTTTCTAAACGCGCATCTAGAATCAACCGAAACGGATTCGAAGCCAGATATGGAGACAGCTCGAAAGGATGCAG TCACGCTTCACGGAAAGAGCGGGAGCATTCAGACTTTCGCCTTCTTGGACGAAGGTTCCAAGCTAACCCTTATGGATAAAGACCTTGCCGATGAACTCGAGTTGGAAGGAGATGAAAGCCCATTATATCTTCGATGGACTGGCGGCACCGAGCGATGCGAAAAAGATTCCCGGGTCACGACTGTTACGATTGCAGGCACACATGATGGAGCAAAGAGTTTCAAACTGGATGAGGTGCGAACGGTGAATGATCTGCAGCTGCCTCGGCAATCTCTGAACATTGGAAAGATGTCGGAACAGTACCCGTACTTACGTGGCCTACCCATAGAATCCTACAAAGGCGCCCGTCCAAGAATTTTGATCGGACTGAAACACGCTCACGTTAGTCTTGTGCTGCAGTGCCGGGAAGGTAAGCTGGAACAACCTATAGCCATAAAGACACGTCTGGGGTGGACAGTATGCGGTGGAAGTGACGGCGAAAATGTACCGAACATGGTACACTATTCGTTCCATGTAGGGTCACGCGACGGTCATTTGGATGAAGACCTGCATCAAGCCATGAAGGATTACTTTGCTCTAGATAGTATGGGAGTAGCAAAGCCGAATGAAGTCCTACTGTCCTCCGAAGATCAACGAAGCTGTAGAATGTTGGAATCACTAACTCATCTCAACGGAGATCGATACGAAACAGGATTACTGTGGCGCTATGATGACATCCGTCTTCCAAATAGTCGACAGATGGCGCTTCGCCGGTATAACCTGCTGGAAAAGCGTATGGCGAAGACTCCAGAACTTGCCAAAGCCCTAGACCAGAAGATCGCCGAGTACATTACAAAAGGGTACATACGACGGTTATCCAAGGAGGAAGAAGATCGACCCGCTTCACGTGTCTGGTATCTGCCGGTATTTCCAGTGTTTAATCCGAACAAGCCGGCGAAAATCCGGATCGTATGGGATGCAGCTGCCACGATATTTGGAATGTCGTTAAACTCCGCCCTCCTGAAGGGACCCGATCAGTTGTGCTCGCTATACTCCATACTATTGCAGTTCAGGGAACATCCGATTGGACTCACTGGTGATATACGCGAGATGTTCCACCAGATACAGATCCGGGAACAGGACCGATCATGTCaacgatttttttggaggaatgagCGCGGAGAAACCACCGTCTTCGAAATGTGTGTCATGACCTTTGGTGCGTGTTGCTCGCCAAGCAGTGCGCAGTTCGTGAAAAATCTTAATGCtgaaaggttcattggaaggTATCCTGAAGCAGTTGACGTCATCATCAAACGCCATTACGTGGACGACATGCTAGTAAGCGTAAAGACGGAGAAAGAGGCTATCACCTTGGCAAACCAGGTCAAATATGTACACTCCCAAGGCGGGTTCGAAATCCGCAACTGGATAAGCAACTCACCAGCGGTTATGCGGTCTTTAGGAGAGGATGAAGCGAAGATAAAGAATCTTGACCTTTCCGCTGAAATGGCAACGGAGAAAGTTTTGGGGCTGTGGTGGTGCACTGAGAAGGATACGCTCACGTACAAAGTAGGCTGGACCCGTTATGATGAAGTGCTCTTAGAAGAACAACGACGTCCCACGAAGCGGGAAGTGCTGAGAGTGCTCATGTCCATTTTCGACCCTCTTGGTTTGATTGCCCACTTTCTAATTTATCTTAAAGTCCTACTACAAGAAATCTGGCGTTCCGGAGCCCAGTGGGACGAGAAGATCAACGATAACCTTTTTTTGAAGTGGCAAACCTGGTTGCAAGTGCTACCTGATGTCGAAGGCGTACAAATACCTCGGTGCTATCATACACGAAATCCGGCCGCCTGTGAAATACAGCTGCATACGTTTGTCGATGCCAGTGAGAACGGGTTTGCTGCCGTATCGTATATGAGATTCTCAAATGGTGACGAAGTGGAATGTACTCTCATCACAGCAAAAACCAGAGTCGCTCCCCTGAAATACCTATCCATCCCTAGACTTGAGCTACAGGCAGCGGTTCTCGGTGCGAGACTAGCACAAACGATCAGTGAATCCTTGTCCATTCGAGCAACTCAACGTTATTTTTGGACCGATTCACGAGATGTGCTGTGCTGGATTAACTCTGACCACCGTCGGTTCTCACAATTCGTGGCACACCGAGTTAGCGAGCTGCTTGACACGACCGAAGCCA ATAATGAACCAAAGAGGGATAGGAAACTACACTACAATGACGCCACGAAATGGCAAGGGCGACCAGACCTCACCGTTAATAGTAGATGGTTCAATGGTCCCCACTTCCTTCTAAAAAGTGAGGCCTACTGGCCACGACAAACGCAGTTCAACACATCGACATTAGAAGAGCTCCGTCCACATGTACTTGCGCACATTCCAACTGAAATGCCGGTGCTACGCGTCACAGATTACTCTAACTGGAGAAGGTTGGTCACCGTGATCGCGTTTGTACTTCGCTTTCCGGATAACTGTCGCCGTAAGCTGCAACATCACCCGAGCCGCACCGGTTCATTATGTACGGAAGAGATTCGAACAGCCGAAGAATGTATTATACGCCAAGCTCAACAAGACGCATTTCCCGAGGAGATTAATGCCCTGATGCAAAGTAAAAGGATTGCACGAAGCAGCTCACTTTTCAAATTAACTCCATTTATCGACGAAAGCGGGATGTTACGCATGCGTGGCCGGACTACCATCTGTCCGTTCATTGCCGAGGAAGCGAAGAATCCCATCATACTGCCCCGTGACCACCACACTACCACATTGATTGTCAGAAAGTACCACGACAAGTACCACCATCTCAACCAAGAAACCGTGGTTAATGAACTTCGACAGAGGTTCTCGATCTCCCGACTACGCACTGTTTGTGCCAAGGTTAGAAGAAACTGCCAGCGTTGCAAAAACGATAGAGTTGTGCCGAGCGCTCCGATTATGGCTGATCTGCCTGAAGCCAGGCTAGCTGTATATTCTCGACCTTTCACCCACGTAGGCATCGACTATTTTGGATCAATGGAGGTCGCTATCGGCCGTAGGGTGGAAAAACGCTGGGGAATGCTAGCCACTTGTATGACAACGCGGGCAGTACACATTGAAGTTGCACATTCCCTTAGCACCGACTCTTGCGTAATGGCCATCCGTAACATGATCGCTAGACGTGGAATTCCCCGATATATATACTGCGACCGCGGGACCAATTTCGTTGGTACAAGCAGGGAGCTGAGCCGCGTCGAAAAGGAACTCGATCATGAAGCGATGATGAGAGAGTTCGCCAGATCTGAAATTGCTTGGTCTTTCAACCCCCCGTTGTCGCCGCACATGGGAGGATGTTGGGAGCGCCTGATACGCAGTGTAAAGAACAGTTTGAAGTCCTTGAACCTCCCACGTCGACCATCAGATGAGATTTTGCGTAATGCACTGACCGAGATTGAGAATACGTTAAATTCGAGACCACTCACCCACATTCCGATTGACGATGATGCCGCTCCAGCACTCACCCCCAACCATATTCTGCTGGGACACTCCAGCGGGGCAAAACCACTCACCACGCTCGATGACAGTTTCACCATCGTACGTCAATGCTGGCGCACTTCTCAGGTCATCGCCAACCAATTTTGGAGACGATGGATTGCTGAGTATCTACCGGAGATAACTAGGAGGACAAAATGGTATGTTTCTAGTGCATCACCGATTAAGATGGGTGACATCGTCGTTATCGTGGACTCGACCTTCCCTCGTAATTGTTGGCCCAAGGGAAGGGTAATAGCGACACGCCCAGGACGAGATGGAGTGGTACGGTCAGCTACAGTAAGGACGTTGACTGGCGTCTACGAGAGGCCGGTTGTCAAGCTAGCTGTATTGGACGTTTTACGCGAAGAGATGTAG